The Coffea arabica cultivar ET-39 chromosome 1e, Coffea Arabica ET-39 HiFi, whole genome shotgun sequence genome has a window encoding:
- the LOC140004343 gene encoding non-specific lipid transfer protein GPI-anchored 26-like isoform X1, protein MASKRTETCLVLVLVLILSLWSGAKAQSGSSCANTLVGLSPCLSYVTGNSSTPSPACCTQLAGAVQSAPRCLCTLTNGASNFMGLNINQTLALALPGACNVRTPPISQCNSAANGPASSPASSPAAAPAATSPASPSADAPQTTPESPTTLPANPTTAPPLPSAIFPTGTTSKAVPAAPGSTSDGSLVKPALFLLLAALASTAVFDL, encoded by the exons ATGGCATCGAAAAGAACTGAGACGTGCTTGGTCCTGGTTCTAGTGCTCATCCTATCGCTATGGAGTGGAGCAAAAGCTCAATCAGGTTCCAGCTGCGCTAACACACTCGTGGGCTTGTCCCCGTGTCTAAGTTATGTCACCGGAAATTCATCAACACCATCTCCAGCGTGTTGTACACAGCTTGCCGGCGCGGTTCAATCGGCCCCGCGTTGCCTTTGTACTCTGACCAATGGAGCCAGCAATTTTATGGGTCTCAATATCAATCAAACTCTTGCCCTCGCACTTCCTGGAGCCTGCAACGTGCGAACCCCTCCAATTAGCCAGTGCAATT CTGCTGCTAATGGACCAGCAAGCTCTCCAGCAAGTTCGCCAGCGGCTGCCCCTGCGGCAACCTCTCCAGCAAGTCCTTCAGCGGACGCTCCTCAGACAACCCCGGAGAGTCCAACTACACTTCCGGCGAATCCAACTACAGCTCCTCCCCTTCCTTCAG CCATTTTTCCAACAGGAACAACATCAAAGGCAGTCCCAGCAGCCCCTGGAAGCACATCTGATGGAAGCCTCGTGAAGCCAGCTCTTTTCCTCCTCCTCGCTGCATTGGCTTCAACTGCTGTCTTCGATTTGTGA
- the LOC113689974 gene encoding non-specific lipid transfer protein GPI-anchored 26-like isoform X2: MCLLAIVLVVMRLTGALAQSGCTSELTSLYPCLSYVTGSSSKPSSTCCSQLAGVVSSKPQCLCLLLNGGGSSVGININQTLALSLPGACQVQTLPSSKCNAGNVPTSSTATPATSPPAEPSKGSPDTPKIPSVSDTPAGNGSKTVPATDGSTSAGSNINASFPLIALFLFVASCVLSGAGF, encoded by the exons ATGTGTCTTCTTGCCATAGTCCTTGTTGTGATGCGCTTGACTGGAGCTTTAGCTCAGTCAGGGTGCACCAGCGAGCTCACCAGCTTGTATCCCTGTCTAAGTTACGTCACCGGAAGTTCATCTAAGCCGAGCTCGACCTGCTGTTCACAGCTTGCTGGCGTCGTGTCATCAAAGCCGCAGTGCCTCTGCTTACTTCTAAATGGTGGTGGATCCTCCGTGGGTATCAACATCAATCAAACTCTGGCTCTCTCGTTGCCTGGTGCTTGTCAGGTGCAAACTCTCCCAAGCAGCAAATGCAACG CTGGAAATGTACCAACTTCTTCAACCGCTACACCAGCAACTTCTCCTCCAGCAGAACCGTCAAAAGGATCACCTGACACTCCGAAGATACCATCAGTGTCAGATACTCCAGCAG GAAACGGGTCGAAAACAGTCCCTGCGACAGACGGTTCAACATCTGCCGGAAGCAACATTAATGCCTCATTCCCACTTATAGCTCTCTTTCTCTTCGTTGCGTCCTGCGTTCTATCTGGAGCAGGGTTCTGA
- the LOC113729487 gene encoding replication protein A 70 kDa DNA-binding subunit B-like, whose product MPRHISSVLNIQKGAEKWTVLAQVVHKGHSQLTREVPPRRIMRFLLTDTEGTKVSVVTYEQHIKTFSKFLQPYQRYYVSNAIVVPADPTYRVGTYECSWILNYKTLIENYAEPVPPMLPCIFELTNFSDLHKYADSDNLCNIRGFVIHAFPIKQPDPASISRDIIIVNEEKKLMLMTLWNEFEHDEGSKIADMISTAPLIIALRVKVTTFNTLSFTTRYSSGILISPPLPDDLSLRQWFSLNKEEIRNLLDAKTYNDANCLLPPPNEEDIKAISNFQASFPVQKAAWVQGTVKLAYGFSKYWTTACANCHKIVNADIDWIIHCPSCKQQSEVELRARIPIIITDASSSIHCIISGEDAEKLIEFTPLQLKQAQEDGFQIDTELNDALKKYTVVCFLKSYETPFQGQLQKKNTVIKAYTAAELSDRPLPLELPENTQVSSALGSSSARHAETSSKDQLFTPSTKLLLEEIAGASSYKDSQTSATSGAKRSLEFPEDLPADTDPKQPTKAPEEFAKEPAKPYGPPANIKDSPAKKPKAKED is encoded by the exons GGAACAAAAGTTTCTGTTGTGACTTATGAACAACACATCAAGACCTTCAGCAAATTTCTGCAGCCTTATCAAAGATATTATGTTTCTAATGCAATTGTGGTTCCTGCTGACCCAACATACAGAGTTGGGACTTATGAATGCTCCTGGATTTTGAACTACAAGACTTTGATTGAAAATTATGCTGAACCTGTGCCACCTATGCTGCCTTGCATATTTGAGCTGACAAACTTCTCTGATCTGCACAAATATGCTGATTCAGATAACCTTTGCA ATATTAGAGGCTTTGTCATTCACGCATTCCCAATAAAACAGCCAGATCCGGCTTCTATTTCTAGAGACATTATAATAGTGAATGAAGA GAAGAAACTGATGCTTATGACTCTCTGGAATGAATTTGAACATGATGAAGGGAGCAAAATAGCAGACATGATTAGCACTGCCCCTCTAATCATAGCTCTCCGTGTTAAAGTTACCACATTCAATA CTTTGTCATTCACTACAAGGTATTCATCTGGAATTCTGATTAGTCCTCCACTTCCAGATGACCTATCTTTGAGGCAATG GTTCAGCTTGAACAAGGAAGAAATCAGGAATTTGCTTGATGCTAAAACATACAATGATGCAAACTGTTTACTTCCTCCTCCAAATGAAGAAGATATCAAAGCAATCAGCAATTTTCAGGCATCATTTCCAGTT CAAAAGGCAGCTTGGGTGCAAGGAACTGTCAAACTTGCATATGGATTCAGCAAATATTGGACTACAGCTTGTGCGAATTGTCACAAAATTGTGAATGCTGACATTGACTGGATCATCCACTGTCCTTCATGCAAACAGCAAAGTGAAGTTGAACTCAG GGCTCGCATTCCAATTATTATAACTGATGCTTCGAGCTCAATACATTGCATTATATCTGGAGAAGATGCTGAAAAATTGATTGAGTTCACTCCATTGCAGCTTAAACAAGCACAAGAAGAT GGCTTTCAAATAGATACTGAACTTAATGATGCCTTGAAAAAGTACACAGTGGTCTGTTTTCTGAAATCCTATGAGACTCCTTTCCAAGGTCAACTGCAGAAAAAGAATACTGTCATCAAGGCTTATACTGCAGCTGAACTATCAGACCGTCCCCTTCCTCTGGAACTTCCAGAAAACACTCAAGTTTCTTCTGCACTTGGCAGTTCATCAGCAAGGCATGCAGAAACATCATCAAAGGATCAATTGTTCACACCAAGCACAAAGTTGCTACTTGAAGAAATTGCTGGAGCCAGTTCTTACAAAGACAGCCAGACATCTGCAACCAGTGGAGCAAAAAGAAGCCTTGAATTTCCAGAAGATTTACCAGCAGACACAGATCCTAAACAACCAACAAAGGCTCCTGAAGAGTTTGCCAAAGAACCTGCAAAACCGTATGGTCCACCTGCAAATATCAAAGACAGTCCAGCCAAGAAACCTAAAGCAAAGGAAGACTGA
- the LOC140004343 gene encoding non-specific lipid transfer protein GPI-anchored 26-like isoform X2 — protein sequence MASKRTETCLVLVLVLILSLWSGAKAQSGSSCANTLVGLSPCLSYVTGNSSTPSPACCTQLAGAVQSAPRCLCTLTNGASNFMGLNINQTLALALPGACNVRTPPISQCNSAANGPASSPASSPAAAPAATSPASPSADAPQTTPESPTTLPANPTTAPPLPSGTTSKAVPAAPGSTSDGSLVKPALFLLLAALASTAVFDL from the exons ATGGCATCGAAAAGAACTGAGACGTGCTTGGTCCTGGTTCTAGTGCTCATCCTATCGCTATGGAGTGGAGCAAAAGCTCAATCAGGTTCCAGCTGCGCTAACACACTCGTGGGCTTGTCCCCGTGTCTAAGTTATGTCACCGGAAATTCATCAACACCATCTCCAGCGTGTTGTACACAGCTTGCCGGCGCGGTTCAATCGGCCCCGCGTTGCCTTTGTACTCTGACCAATGGAGCCAGCAATTTTATGGGTCTCAATATCAATCAAACTCTTGCCCTCGCACTTCCTGGAGCCTGCAACGTGCGAACCCCTCCAATTAGCCAGTGCAATT CTGCTGCTAATGGACCAGCAAGCTCTCCAGCAAGTTCGCCAGCGGCTGCCCCTGCGGCAACCTCTCCAGCAAGTCCTTCAGCGGACGCTCCTCAGACAACCCCGGAGAGTCCAACTACACTTCCGGCGAATCCAACTACAGCTCCTCCCCTTCCTTCAG GAACAACATCAAAGGCAGTCCCAGCAGCCCCTGGAAGCACATCTGATGGAAGCCTCGTGAAGCCAGCTCTTTTCCTCCTCCTCGCTGCATTGGCTTCAACTGCTGTCTTCGATTTGTGA
- the LOC113689974 gene encoding non-specific lipid transfer protein GPI-anchored 26-like isoform X1, which produces MCLLAIVLVVMRLTGALAQSGCTSELTSLYPCLSYVTGSSSKPSSTCCSQLAGVVSSKPQCLCLLLNGGGSSVGININQTLALSLPGACQVQTLPSSKCNAAGNVPTSSTATPATSPPAEPSKGSPDTPKIPSVSDTPAGNGSKTVPATDGSTSAGSNINASFPLIALFLFVASCVLSGAGF; this is translated from the exons ATGTGTCTTCTTGCCATAGTCCTTGTTGTGATGCGCTTGACTGGAGCTTTAGCTCAGTCAGGGTGCACCAGCGAGCTCACCAGCTTGTATCCCTGTCTAAGTTACGTCACCGGAAGTTCATCTAAGCCGAGCTCGACCTGCTGTTCACAGCTTGCTGGCGTCGTGTCATCAAAGCCGCAGTGCCTCTGCTTACTTCTAAATGGTGGTGGATCCTCCGTGGGTATCAACATCAATCAAACTCTGGCTCTCTCGTTGCCTGGTGCTTGTCAGGTGCAAACTCTCCCAAGCAGCAAATGCAACG CAGCTGGAAATGTACCAACTTCTTCAACCGCTACACCAGCAACTTCTCCTCCAGCAGAACCGTCAAAAGGATCACCTGACACTCCGAAGATACCATCAGTGTCAGATACTCCAGCAG GAAACGGGTCGAAAACAGTCCCTGCGACAGACGGTTCAACATCTGCCGGAAGCAACATTAATGCCTCATTCCCACTTATAGCTCTCTTTCTCTTCGTTGCGTCCTGCGTTCTATCTGGAGCAGGGTTCTGA